The following DNA comes from Erigeron canadensis isolate Cc75 chromosome 3, C_canadensis_v1, whole genome shotgun sequence.
CGTACTAAACTGTTTGGTTCTTCCCAACGTTGAAAGTGAAAATAAAGATTTCGATTTGATACTTTCTCGTTCATCGGTGAATACCGATTTTGGTGTTGCCACCATAGAAACCTGCAATGCTTTGAAAACTACCATTTTAGATTCGAGTGAATTGACAACAACAATACtcgtatatttgatatttgttgGGGAGGTAAAGATTTTCAAGGAGGAACTTATTAATTTTACAGATAATATCGATGTTTTCATGGGTCGTGCCATCGAGAAGCCTTTTATGGCAAACTTTGAGCAGCTAGACGAGCTTTTTCCAATGAATAGTGATCCCAAGGAATTAAATGCTAAGGTTGGGTCTCTTTCCAATTCAGTTTCATGTAATGGTTCTGGCATATGGTTTATAAATTAGTGAAGATAGTATGGGTAATTCTTGGTATTCTTGCAACTGGGTTTTTGCTGGTTGTTTAGCTTCGAGACAATGTAGATCTCATTAATACAAAGTGAAAGATCGCCCTCGTTTATAGACCAACAAAAACGAGATAAATTAAGGATATGTTGGGGTGCGGGATTCCCAAGATAACccaagatttatatatcatttttgtgTAATATGCATAAATATAAACATTCGTATTTGGTTAATGGTGCAACAATTTTAAGAACAagaataccaaatatgtatctTACTTCCTAAATCGAATCACCACGAGTGTGTGTTTTGCGGAGTCTGCGTGATTTGTGAAACTTTATTTGAGAGTTCTTAGGCTCTAGTAGTACAAGTCTTACAATTCCTATATTCTGCTTTTTTTAGTCACATGCTTTTGCTATGTTCTCTATCTAATACGTGAACCACACATCTATATTTATAGAGCTAGGCTGGAGAACACGCATGGGAATGCGTGTTTCCTTTAGGCCAACAGATCTTGGGTTTGACAACAACAAATCACTACTTACATCATAccatcaaacaatcaatcaaatcaatAAATCAACGTAATAAAAAACATGATCAAAATCATCACCACAAGTTGGTACCAATGAGGCCAAGTTGTTAGGGACGCTTGCATTAGACAACTTGCCTAGTCTTATTGCTCGCGACACTTCCCATAAGGTTGCCAGGGGCGCTTCCCATTAGAAAACCCCGCTATATGATTAATAACTGGGGTGTATCTCGTCAGATTGCCAGGGGCGCTTCCCATTAGATAATCTATCAATCAATCAAGAATCACAATGCCCTGGGAGCTTCCCGAAGGCATACACATAAACATTCAACTATCATCTAAATATTGTATCAATAAAGATATCGACACTAGTTTTACAAAATCGAGTACACATTCCACCCCAAAGTTATCAAAGATAGGGCTATGATAAATCACGTGTTAGTCGAAAAAAGTTATCAACACATCATATATAATCGGTACCCAACAAGAAACATAATTGTATACATTTGTCAAAATAATACTACAACATTTTCTAAGGCTTTTTATAGTATAGTGCAAATTTGATGTTTATAAATCACCATCTCAAAAaatatacatcaaaaatattGAACTAAACTATCTTATGTGGAAATAAATACGAATACTACCTTAGGGAAATAAATAttttgtcatcaagaaagtaaAATGGCCAAAACTGGTCAATGGTACAAAAATCTGATTCGAGTCGACCGATATGATGATTAGGCCGTTACATCTAAGTCCAAAAAAAAATCACGATATCCGGATAACTTAGTAAAGAGAAAAGCTTCCCAATTAAACCATCTTTTTGTAGGACATGTCAAGATTAAAACAAGCCACGTATGCATCCAACAACAATGCCACATATTGACACATGTCTCACTAACTAGATGACATATACCACCACACCAAACTACAAAGTACCAAACTAGTcactttaaaattattttatcgCGCCGTTATATTTAACTCAAAAACTAGTCCTCTAAATTCAACAACTCAATAATAAGAATGGCTAAAAACAAAGGCGATATTAAATATGGAACAGCACAAGCAAAACTATCAGAAGATGAATCGTTAAGAGTTGCATACAAAGCAGGAACTCCCTTAGAAGCCGGCAAGATTGCGGATTCCGAACCCGTTGATCTCTTCTCGGCCGCTAACAAAATCTCTCAGGCTAACCAACAGCAAAACAAAGGTGTGATTGCGGAATCGGACCCTGTTGATCTATTTTCGGCTGCTCGACACGTTGCTGATGCTAAACATAAGGATGAAAAAGACACCATGGCCAACCGACAACCTCTCCCAACTGATTAAGCAATTTTATGTTATAAAGCCTATGAGATGATATGTACGTACATGACAGTCTTTTGTCACACATAAGTTTAAGTTTTACGTAGTTGCATACTTGTTTTTATTGTTCGTTACTACTAAATAAATATTGTTGTGATAACCTTTGGAAAGCGTAGTCCGAGCTTTTCTTGACCATCATCGAGATTTTAtcgtaattaattatttatttacaatcaataaaacatataaaaggtaggtgttaaaattttttttttataatttaaaaaaatatttattataatttaacttcgatcatcggtttattttaaccataatttatttgcaaccaaagaaaatcaaattaCAAAACTCATGGTTTTACAGGGGGTTGCAAATCATTAAGTTATGCGAGCTCATAAACCTAGCTATAAACCTTTGAAGAAGCTTTTATTTTGACTATAATAACTGTTGACATATCTGGCCAAGCTTGCAAATGTGCCAACCCTTTTGAATCGTGGAAGAACGATATATGTTCTCGAGTTATCTGAGCCAAACTTATACTTCAAACGAGTTTGCCTTACGTATAAATTTTAGACATGTTTAAGAGGTATTTCAGACTAGCTCAATAACCTTCGGTCCAAGAAGTTGAGATAGGTATTTTGTAACTTCACGATAAGAAAGTCATCTGTTCaaatgaccaaaaaaaaaagataattcaaGTTTCATTAACACCAAAATTAATTGCTTGAAACCTCATCGGAGACCTTTTTATATGAGTTGAccttaaaaaaccaaatataataTGAGTTGACCTTAAGAAAACCAAAATTAATATTGAATCGACTCCgttattatttatcaaattaaccaaaaataaaagtaaaattacaGAAAACAGTTTCATCCGGCCAAAACAATTTAAACTATTTTGTATTTAAGAGATGCCATTAATTAGTTTTACAAATATGTTGCTAATTAGTTGTACACATTTTTGCAGTCTTGCTGATTAGCTGTATAAGCATTTGTtcgtcattaaaaaaaaacaaaaaaaaataaaatctgaaCCACCatagagattttaaaaaaaaggctAATTGCTTGGAAAGTACTCCTactttgacacttttgtttttgtgaggTTCAAACAAAATAAGTTTCTATTGTGAGGAAAAACCCCGGTTAAAACATCTTTTGTGGGGTTCCGTATAGGTAATCAgccaacttttaatttttatttaatttcagattatttatatagataaaattaaTGATGTGTACTACCACATAAGCCGCCAAGTCATCACTCCTGTATAAACGTAACCTAACACCATTTTTTCCAGCAACATCATCTTCTCCGACAACACCAAATCATAAGTTCTCTGACTAAACtcgaagtttttgaaaaaatcaaaaattctcggtcaaatttttttttattaaaccaTCATTTCTTTTCCAAAAGTGAAGTACCAAGACACCAAAAATCCCCCCACCCAATTGGCTTAAACTCAAATCCACTTCTCTCGAAAAATTCTTTAACTTCATTACAATTCCTTTACTCATACACACAATTGAATCCCCACATCACAATAAGCAATGCCAAATTCACACgctaaaatacaaaacaaacatatttctGATCATCACTTTCAACTCACTCCATCGGAAAATCTCGTATGGTCATTACAGACCACCGTTGTCAGACCACCTCCACTTCCACACATCATCCCACCTCTACCATCTCACGATCCACTAAAACTTACAAGTTTAAAATGAAGTTgaaattagaaaatcaacaacatGTACAGATCGTATAGCTTTTGTTTATTGATTTTATGATATGGGTTTTGCTTGATTTCGTTCATTTGGGGTTAGATTTTGTTGCCCGAAATGGTGGCAacgatgatggtggtgatgtTGACAGCGGAGAACTGATGATGCTAAACAAACAACCTAGTAAAGCTTACAactttcggccaccaccaccatcgatGGAGGCAGTGAAAAAACTTCCGGCCACCACCGCCATTTATCTTGGTCGATGAAAACCCCAATTTGATTATGATGTCTAGGATATGAAGATGGAAAAGGATAGATTAATAAACTTGTCCATGAATATCATATAAATACGTTgattttgagagagaatttgtAGATCAAGATTTTGAATATGAATCTGTAGATTTGATTTAATATATGACTCTGACCAAGTTGTAGGTATTTGGGTATATAGTAGATGatttatagaaaaaagaaaGTTATAACCGGTAAAAAAAGTCCACCTCATCATTAGCATATCATAATCAAAAGATGTTTTAGTCGGGTTTTATTCTCAAAATAGAAAAATTTTTTGTATGAACCCCACAAAATGTCAAAGTTAGAGTATTTTCCAACCAATTAGCCATTTAAAAAAGGGCTTTTTATCTGGAAAAtacctcaacttgtcactttttactttattgaggtCCAAACAAAAATCTATCTTATCTAGAGGAAAAAAACCGACTAAACCATCTATGTTGGGACTTGACCGGCTAAATGATAATTCTACccggttatatattatttaattctaTATATGG
Coding sequences within:
- the LOC122594651 gene encoding SEED MATURATION PROTEIN 1, with the protein product MAKNKGDIKYGTAQAKLSEDESLRVAYKAGTPLEAGKIADSEPVDLFSAANKISQANQQQNKGVIAESDPVDLFSAARHVADAKHKDEKDTMANRQPLPTD